A genome region from Triticum aestivum cultivar Chinese Spring chromosome 2B, IWGSC CS RefSeq v2.1, whole genome shotgun sequence includes the following:
- the LOC123042795 gene encoding WAT1-related protein At5g64700 isoform X2, protein MGNRAPYAVSFLLRHLIGTMFLLPIAFVIERKTAPRLSYKLCLKLFVHALYGMSASLNISCVGLNYASATSASAVLNLLPVLTFFLALLLGMESLQLKSFHGIVKVSGIVICAAGVTVLALYQGPELKSIVHHPIFRHPSRVDTHPSRSWILGILLQSLATVMFALWTVFQGPLLEEYPSMLLNTSLQIVFATIQSFFMALVMERDFSRWKLGLDVGLVAIIYCGVFVTALANYLQIWVIGRCGPVFLAMTVPLILVITIILSLLIGEAVTLGSVISGALMVAGLYNVLWGKRIEQVALCKQGGSGENGSCLDLEEQESGAPVPATRDSIKPVPGLMERTDTSS, encoded by the exons ATGGGCAACAGAGCTCCTTATGCTGTTTCATTTCTATTAAG GCATTTAATAGGTACCATGTTCCTACTGCCTATTGCTTTTGTAATTGAAAG GAAAACGGCCCCACGACTGTCATACAAACTCTGTCTGAAACTATTTGTGCATGCACTATATGG GATGTCTGCTTCTCTTAACATATCATGTGTCGGTCTCAATTATGCTTCAGCAACTTCTGCTTCTGCAGTACTAAATCTCCTACCAGTGTTAACTTTCTTTTTGGCTCTTCTGTTGGG AATGGAGTCTTTGCAATTAAAGAGCTTCCATGGGATTGTGAAAGTTTCTGGTATAGTGATTTGTGCGGCGGGTGTTACTGTACTAGCGTTATACCAAGGACCGGAGCTCAAATCTATAGTCCATCACCCTATTTTCCGTCACCCAAGTCGAGTTGATACTCATCCATCAAGGAGCTGGATATTGGGAATTCTCCTGCAGTCTCTTGCGACTGTAATGTTTGCGCTTTGGACAGTGTTTCAG GGCCCTTTGCTGGAGGAGTATCCGTCCATGCTGCTTAACACGAGCCTTCAGATTGTCTTTGCGACTATCCAATCATTTTTTATGGCTCTAGTGATGGAGAGGGACTTTTCAAGATGGAAGTTGGGACTGGATGTAGGTCTTGTGGCGATCATCTATTGT GGTGTATTTGTTACCGCATTGGCAAACTACCTGCAAATCTGGGTGATTGGCAGGTGCGGCCCAGTATTCCTGGCCATGACAGTACCCCTAATTTTGGTTATCACAATCATTCTCTCACTTCTTATAGGAGAAGCTGTTACCCTTGGAAG TGTAATAAGTGGCGCGCTCATGGTTGCTGGCCTGTACAATGTTCTCTGGGGGAAGAGAATAGAGCAAGTAGCTCTCTGCAAGCAAGGAGGTAGCGGAGAAAATGGATCATGCTTAGATTTGGAGGAACAAGAAAGCGGTGCACCAGTTCCAGCAACGCGGGATTCAATCAAGCCAGTACCAGGTTTGATGGAGAGAACTGATACATCAAGCTGA
- the LOC123042795 gene encoding WAT1-related protein At5g64700 isoform X3, with the protein MGNRAPYAVSFLLRFIYAVMQILTKVAFNQGTSTYVLVFYRHLIGTMFLLPIAFVIERKTAPRLSYKLCLKLFVHALYGMSASLNISCVGLNYASATSASAVLNLLPVLTFFLALLLGMESLQLKSFHGIVKVSGIVICAAGVTVLALYQGPELKSIVHHPIFRHPSRVDTHPSRSWILGILLQSLATVMFALWTVFQGPLLEEYPSMLLNTSLQIVFATIQSFFMALVMERDFSRWKLGLDVGLVAIIYCGVFVTALANYLQIWVIGSVISGALMVAGLYNVLWGKRIEQVALCKQGGSGENGSCLDLEEQESGAPVPATRDSIKPVPGLMERTDTSS; encoded by the exons ATGGGCAACAGAGCTCCTTATGCTGTTTCATTTCTATTAAGGTTTATCTATGCGGTTATGCAGATACTTACTAAAGTTGCTTTTAACCAAGGTACAAGTACATACGTTCTTGTTTTCTACAGGCATTTAATAGGTACCATGTTCCTACTGCCTATTGCTTTTGTAATTGAAAG GAAAACGGCCCCACGACTGTCATACAAACTCTGTCTGAAACTATTTGTGCATGCACTATATGG GATGTCTGCTTCTCTTAACATATCATGTGTCGGTCTCAATTATGCTTCAGCAACTTCTGCTTCTGCAGTACTAAATCTCCTACCAGTGTTAACTTTCTTTTTGGCTCTTCTGTTGGG AATGGAGTCTTTGCAATTAAAGAGCTTCCATGGGATTGTGAAAGTTTCTGGTATAGTGATTTGTGCGGCGGGTGTTACTGTACTAGCGTTATACCAAGGACCGGAGCTCAAATCTATAGTCCATCACCCTATTTTCCGTCACCCAAGTCGAGTTGATACTCATCCATCAAGGAGCTGGATATTGGGAATTCTCCTGCAGTCTCTTGCGACTGTAATGTTTGCGCTTTGGACAGTGTTTCAG GGCCCTTTGCTGGAGGAGTATCCGTCCATGCTGCTTAACACGAGCCTTCAGATTGTCTTTGCGACTATCCAATCATTTTTTATGGCTCTAGTGATGGAGAGGGACTTTTCAAGATGGAAGTTGGGACTGGATGTAGGTCTTGTGGCGATCATCTATTGT GGTGTATTTGTTACCGCATTGGCAAACTACCTGCAAATCTGGGTGATTGGCAG TGTAATAAGTGGCGCGCTCATGGTTGCTGGCCTGTACAATGTTCTCTGGGGGAAGAGAATAGAGCAAGTAGCTCTCTGCAAGCAAGGAGGTAGCGGAGAAAATGGATCATGCTTAGATTTGGAGGAACAAGAAAGCGGTGCACCAGTTCCAGCAACGCGGGATTCAATCAAGCCAGTACCAGGTTTGATGGAGAGAACTGATACATCAAGCTGA
- the LOC123042795 gene encoding WAT1-related protein At5g64700 isoform X1: MGNRAPYAVSFLLRFIYAVMQILTKVAFNQGTSTYVLVFYRHLIGTMFLLPIAFVIERKTAPRLSYKLCLKLFVHALYGMSASLNISCVGLNYASATSASAVLNLLPVLTFFLALLLGMESLQLKSFHGIVKVSGIVICAAGVTVLALYQGPELKSIVHHPIFRHPSRVDTHPSRSWILGILLQSLATVMFALWTVFQGPLLEEYPSMLLNTSLQIVFATIQSFFMALVMERDFSRWKLGLDVGLVAIIYCGVFVTALANYLQIWVIGRCGPVFLAMTVPLILVITIILSLLIGEAVTLGSVISGALMVAGLYNVLWGKRIEQVALCKQGGSGENGSCLDLEEQESGAPVPATRDSIKPVPGLMERTDTSS; this comes from the exons ATGGGCAACAGAGCTCCTTATGCTGTTTCATTTCTATTAAGGTTTATCTATGCGGTTATGCAGATACTTACTAAAGTTGCTTTTAACCAAGGTACAAGTACATACGTTCTTGTTTTCTACAGGCATTTAATAGGTACCATGTTCCTACTGCCTATTGCTTTTGTAATTGAAAG GAAAACGGCCCCACGACTGTCATACAAACTCTGTCTGAAACTATTTGTGCATGCACTATATGG GATGTCTGCTTCTCTTAACATATCATGTGTCGGTCTCAATTATGCTTCAGCAACTTCTGCTTCTGCAGTACTAAATCTCCTACCAGTGTTAACTTTCTTTTTGGCTCTTCTGTTGGG AATGGAGTCTTTGCAATTAAAGAGCTTCCATGGGATTGTGAAAGTTTCTGGTATAGTGATTTGTGCGGCGGGTGTTACTGTACTAGCGTTATACCAAGGACCGGAGCTCAAATCTATAGTCCATCACCCTATTTTCCGTCACCCAAGTCGAGTTGATACTCATCCATCAAGGAGCTGGATATTGGGAATTCTCCTGCAGTCTCTTGCGACTGTAATGTTTGCGCTTTGGACAGTGTTTCAG GGCCCTTTGCTGGAGGAGTATCCGTCCATGCTGCTTAACACGAGCCTTCAGATTGTCTTTGCGACTATCCAATCATTTTTTATGGCTCTAGTGATGGAGAGGGACTTTTCAAGATGGAAGTTGGGACTGGATGTAGGTCTTGTGGCGATCATCTATTGT GGTGTATTTGTTACCGCATTGGCAAACTACCTGCAAATCTGGGTGATTGGCAGGTGCGGCCCAGTATTCCTGGCCATGACAGTACCCCTAATTTTGGTTATCACAATCATTCTCTCACTTCTTATAGGAGAAGCTGTTACCCTTGGAAG TGTAATAAGTGGCGCGCTCATGGTTGCTGGCCTGTACAATGTTCTCTGGGGGAAGAGAATAGAGCAAGTAGCTCTCTGCAAGCAAGGAGGTAGCGGAGAAAATGGATCATGCTTAGATTTGGAGGAACAAGAAAGCGGTGCACCAGTTCCAGCAACGCGGGATTCAATCAAGCCAGTACCAGGTTTGATGGAGAGAACTGATACATCAAGCTGA